A single genomic interval of Zobellia nedashkovskayae harbors:
- a CDS encoding multiheme c-type cytochrome — MKNRTLIYFVVVLLGVSLFSCKGEEEYHSISDKIEGESKPYHGALTSEQLLADTELIEITEGEHTFLIPERKGQIKSFACIECHSKPVSQMMGKDAPKAHWDIKVNHANSDAMNCATCHNGEDMNQLNTLTGKNIDFNLSYKLCSQCHSSQFEDWKGGAHGKKVAGWAPPRASNTCVNCHNPHSPSFEKRWPVQFNTKTAIERNEGLGH; from the coding sequence ATGAAAAATAGAACGCTAATATATTTCGTAGTAGTACTTCTAGGGGTGTCCTTATTCTCTTGTAAAGGCGAAGAAGAGTACCATTCCATATCCGATAAAATAGAAGGGGAAAGTAAACCCTATCATGGCGCACTAACCTCCGAACAATTATTAGCGGATACGGAGTTAATTGAAATTACGGAAGGAGAACATACCTTCTTGATTCCAGAGCGAAAAGGACAAATAAAATCATTTGCCTGTATAGAGTGCCATAGTAAACCGGTATCGCAAATGATGGGTAAAGATGCACCAAAAGCTCACTGGGATATTAAAGTGAATCATGCCAATAGTGATGCTATGAACTGTGCTACCTGCCACAACGGAGAGGACATGAATCAGCTGAATACATTAACAGGAAAAAACATAGATTTCAATTTAAGCTACAAACTATGTTCGCAATGTCACTCTAGTCAGTTTGAAGATTGGAAAGGTGGTGCTCACGGTAAAAAAGTAGCAGGATGGGCTCCTCCAAGGGCATCCAACACCTGTGTGAATTGTCATAATCCACACAGTCCAAGTTTTGAAAAAAGATGGCCGGTACAGTTCAATACAAAAACGGCAATAGAACGTAACGAAGGTTTAGGTCATTAA
- a CDS encoding molybdopterin-dependent oxidoreductase yields the protein MYDSVTNRRSFIKKMAMLSAITAAASMFPGIVFASEQEKGIPENANLDWKKGPCRFCGVGCGILVGTENGKAVAVKGDPNSAVNKGLLCVKGYHQIMCIQSKDRLETALVKKNGKYVETPLSEALDLVASKMKESIAQNGKDSVAMYTSGQSTIPEGYIASKLMKGAIGTNNLDCNARLCMASAVTGFLTSFGADEPMGCYEDIDYADYFVTWGNNMAEMHPVLFSRMLEQKAKRGAKIIDFATRTTRSSTASDKSILFEPQTDLAVANAICYEIIQNGWVNKSFVEKHCSFSKGLTNIGYGLEDKFKFTDKPEKIDFEAYKEFLKDYSPEKVAKYSKVSVKDIKYLAAIYGDPNKKVVSYWCMGMNQHTRGTWINNLVYNIHLLTGKISQPGNGPFSLTGQPSACGTAREVGTFTHKLPHGVVMNEKDREMAAKIWKVPVDRIPSKPTYHATEMFRAVDRGDINFIWVQATNPLVSLPKTSRYRPAMEKKSCFVVVSDVFPTPTTDVADVILPAAWHIEKGGLYGNSERRTQYWQKMVDAPGEATADTWMFIEVARRMGFEDLFPYSKENHVEEIYNEYRQFHEGAKHGMAPLEVLQKESGAIWPYVDGKSTQWRYNAKYDPACSNDEDFHFYGKPDGRAVIWQRPFEDAPEKPDQEYPFWLNTGRVVEHWHTGSMTRRIPVLHQAMPNGYVEFHPDDAKSLGIRNGEKIKVTSRRGSCTLPASINERGLPTKGQVFVPFFDENMLINDVTLDSFCPISKEPDYKKCAVKVERA from the coding sequence ATGTACGATTCTGTAACAAATAGAAGGAGTTTTATAAAAAAGATGGCCATGTTGTCTGCAATTACAGCAGCTGCGTCTATGTTCCCCGGTATTGTATTTGCCAGCGAACAAGAAAAAGGAATTCCTGAAAATGCGAACCTAGATTGGAAAAAAGGTCCATGTAGATTCTGCGGCGTAGGTTGTGGTATACTTGTAGGTACCGAAAACGGAAAAGCTGTTGCCGTAAAAGGTGATCCAAACTCGGCAGTGAATAAAGGGTTGTTATGTGTAAAAGGATACCACCAGATTATGTGTATCCAATCTAAGGATAGACTTGAAACTGCTTTGGTAAAGAAAAATGGCAAATATGTTGAAACCCCATTAAGCGAAGCTTTAGATCTTGTTGCTTCTAAAATGAAAGAATCTATTGCCCAGAACGGTAAGGATTCCGTGGCCATGTATACTTCTGGCCAGTCTACTATACCAGAAGGCTATATTGCTTCTAAATTAATGAAAGGAGCTATTGGCACCAATAACCTAGATTGTAATGCACGCCTTTGTATGGCTAGTGCCGTTACAGGGTTCTTAACCTCCTTTGGAGCGGATGAGCCTATGGGCTGTTATGAAGATATTGATTACGCAGATTATTTTGTTACCTGGGGTAATAATATGGCAGAAATGCACCCGGTGTTATTCTCTAGAATGCTGGAACAAAAAGCGAAACGTGGTGCTAAAATTATAGATTTCGCTACACGAACTACACGTTCTAGTACCGCTTCTGATAAATCAATCTTATTTGAACCTCAAACGGATTTAGCCGTAGCAAATGCTATTTGCTATGAGATTATACAAAACGGATGGGTTAACAAATCCTTTGTTGAGAAGCATTGTAGCTTTAGTAAAGGCCTTACCAATATTGGCTATGGTCTAGAAGACAAGTTTAAGTTTACGGATAAGCCAGAGAAAATAGATTTTGAAGCGTATAAAGAATTTCTAAAGGATTATAGTCCAGAAAAAGTAGCTAAATATTCTAAGGTATCCGTTAAGGATATTAAATATCTGGCGGCTATTTACGGAGACCCCAATAAAAAAGTAGTTTCCTACTGGTGTATGGGAATGAACCAACACACTAGAGGAACATGGATAAACAATCTTGTGTACAATATTCATTTACTTACCGGTAAAATATCGCAACCGGGCAACGGACCTTTTTCATTAACAGGGCAGCCTTCTGCCTGTGGTACCGCTCGTGAGGTTGGAACTTTTACGCACAAACTACCACACGGTGTAGTAATGAACGAAAAAGATAGAGAAATGGCCGCTAAAATTTGGAAGGTTCCTGTGGACCGTATACCATCTAAGCCTACCTATCATGCCACCGAAATGTTCCGAGCTGTAGATCGCGGAGATATTAATTTTATATGGGTACAAGCTACCAATCCCTTAGTTTCATTACCTAAGACCAGTCGTTACCGTCCAGCAATGGAAAAGAAATCTTGTTTTGTTGTGGTTTCGGATGTATTCCCTACACCTACTACAGATGTAGCAGATGTTATTCTTCCTGCTGCTTGGCATATTGAGAAAGGTGGACTCTATGGTAATTCTGAGCGAAGAACACAGTATTGGCAAAAAATGGTTGATGCGCCTGGAGAGGCAACAGCAGATACTTGGATGTTTATTGAAGTAGCAAGACGAATGGGGTTTGAAGACCTATTCCCTTACAGCAAAGAAAATCACGTAGAAGAAATATATAACGAATACAGACAATTTCACGAAGGTGCAAAACACGGAATGGCACCACTTGAAGTCTTACAGAAAGAGTCTGGAGCTATCTGGCCTTATGTAGATGGTAAGTCTACGCAATGGCGATACAATGCTAAATATGACCCTGCCTGTTCCAATGACGAAGACTTTCATTTTTATGGAAAACCAGATGGTAGAGCGGTCATATGGCAACGTCCTTTTGAAGACGCCCCAGAGAAACCAGACCAAGAATACCCATTCTGGCTAAACACAGGTCGTGTTGTAGAACACTGGCATACAGGGTCTATGACGCGTAGAATTCCGGTATTACATCAAGCAATGCCAAATGGGTATGTAGAGTTTCACCCAGATGATGCAAAGTCTTTAGGAATTAGAAACGGAGAAAAGATTAAAGTAACCTCCCGCCGAGGTTCTTGTACATTACCTGCATCCATCAATGAAAGAGGTTTACCAACTAAAGGGCAAGTGTTCGTTCCTTTCTTTGATGAGAACATGCTCATTAACGATGTAACCTTAGACTCCTTCTGCCCTATTTCTAAAGAACCGGATTATAAAAAATGTGCGGTTAAAGTTGAAAGAGCATAG
- a CDS encoding cytochrome C has translation MKKRLGIISFFVVIFIAFIVVWNYSYEQGLEEAYTPVIETPTGNFIPSESGAFRRFDDAGAGLDYLNMPVDENHQRTLDTYYDNRAYPGAPPSIPHPVAKERSFGGNTCIQCHQNGGFVAKFDAYAPVTPHPEMVNCRQCHVTKNTTSDFKENGFAKPEPPKVGLGANNALVGSPPTMPHQLQMRESCISCHGGPSAPKEIRVSHPERINCRQCHIPKHSEQPTVDTNTFLRQFDKLNEK, from the coding sequence ATGAAAAAGAGACTTGGAATCATATCGTTTTTTGTGGTGATCTTCATAGCGTTTATCGTTGTTTGGAACTACAGCTATGAACAAGGTTTGGAAGAAGCCTATACACCTGTTATTGAAACGCCTACCGGAAACTTTATTCCATCGGAAAGTGGTGCTTTCAGACGATTTGATGATGCAGGTGCAGGTTTGGATTATCTAAATATGCCTGTAGATGAAAACCACCAACGAACGCTAGATACGTATTATGATAATAGAGCCTATCCGGGAGCACCACCTAGTATTCCGCATCCTGTAGCAAAAGAGCGCAGCTTTGGAGGTAATACCTGTATACAATGTCACCAAAACGGTGGTTTTGTAGCAAAATTTGATGCTTATGCCCCTGTTACGCCACATCCAGAAATGGTAAACTGCAGACAGTGCCACGTTACTAAAAACACCACTAGCGACTTTAAGGAAAACGGATTTGCAAAACCAGAACCACCAAAAGTGGGACTTGGTGCAAATAATGCATTGGTAGGAAGCCCTCCAACGATGCCGCATCAATTACAAATGAGAGAAAGTTGTATTTCTTGTCACGGAGGACCAAGTGCACCTAAAGAAATTAGAGTTTCGCATCCAGAACGTATAAACTGTAGACAATGCCATATACCAAAACATAGTGAGCAACCTACTGTTGATACGAATACATTTCTAAGACAATTCGATAAACTAAATGAAAAATAG
- a CDS encoding DUF7738 domain-containing protein has product MVKKRNILHGMGIFDFRDPSKRKKKSDTVTIECNAKEILLNNTLISFPTNYTVLKGILGEASRIEPIKQTKNNVYLWDELGIYCSTPDPEKMLMLLLVEDNRYGLGHQPLANFTGDVTIDGKPMQETIQNVDTERPYMIRSIIKEKKQVAIALGWNPGV; this is encoded by the coding sequence ATGGTCAAAAAAAGAAATATCTTGCATGGTATGGGAATATTTGACTTTAGAGATCCGAGCAAAAGAAAAAAAAAGAGTGACACCGTTACTATAGAATGTAATGCTAAGGAGATACTCCTTAATAATACGCTTATTAGTTTCCCTACCAATTACACAGTTCTAAAAGGTATATTAGGAGAGGCTTCACGTATTGAGCCTATTAAACAAACAAAAAATAACGTGTATCTATGGGATGAACTTGGCATTTATTGTTCTACGCCAGACCCTGAAAAAATGTTGATGCTTCTTTTGGTTGAAGACAACAGATACGGCCTAGGCCACCAACCCTTGGCAAATTTTACCGGAGACGTTACTATAGACGGTAAGCCTATGCAAGAAACCATTCAGAACGTAGATACGGAAAGACCTTATATGATACGATCTATTATTAAGGAAAAAAAACAAGTAGCCATTGCACTTGGGTGGAATCCGGGTGTTTAG
- the nrfH gene encoding cytochrome c nitrite reductase small subunit, translating to MKETPNILPNKNSGWRTTAVFLIAVFIGIGLFLAKEGEVVSYLSDNPEACVNCHVMTPVYNGWMHSSHREWANCNDCHVPHDNVVNKYFFKAKDGLYHATIFTLRAEPDVIKMQEASQKVVQANCIRCHMQQVTQTKYDGWIDNHAENRTDRQCWSCHREIPHGKVQGISTLRYNIAPLPTDQEEAVIPAWLEKEKNK from the coding sequence TTGAAGGAAACCCCTAACATACTACCCAATAAAAATTCTGGATGGAGAACTACGGCTGTATTTCTCATTGCTGTATTTATTGGTATCGGTTTGTTTTTGGCTAAAGAAGGAGAGGTTGTTTCTTACCTGTCAGATAATCCAGAAGCATGTGTTAATTGCCATGTAATGACTCCTGTTTATAATGGTTGGATGCATAGTTCACACAGAGAGTGGGCCAATTGCAATGATTGCCACGTACCTCATGATAACGTAGTAAATAAGTATTTCTTCAAGGCAAAAGATGGGTTGTACCATGCAACGATATTTACGTTAAGAGCAGAGCCAGACGTAATAAAAATGCAAGAAGCCTCTCAGAAAGTGGTACAGGCAAACTGCATACGTTGTCATATGCAACAAGTAACTCAAACAAAATATGACGGTTGGATAGATAACCATGCCGAGAATAGAACGGATAGACAATGTTGGAGCTGTCATAGGGAAATTCCACATGGAAAAGTACAAGGTATTTCTACATTACGATACAATATAGCACCATTACCAACCGATCAAGAAGAAGCTGTAATACCTGCTTGGTTAGAAAAAGAAAAGAATAAATAA
- a CDS encoding winged helix-turn-helix domain-containing protein has protein sequence MSDYKIKSRIWIEVGDNVLVGEGRVRLLKEIEAQGSLSKAAKSIGMSYKKAWTLIDAVNKSAKEAVVTTSVGGQKGGGTVITPYGKNLIAAFERINKKCWEFLDEEFETLNGI, from the coding sequence ATGAGCGATTATAAAATTAAAAGTAGGATTTGGATAGAGGTAGGGGATAACGTTTTGGTAGGTGAAGGTAGAGTGCGTTTGCTAAAAGAAATTGAAGCGCAGGGCTCATTGTCAAAAGCAGCGAAGTCTATTGGAATGTCATATAAGAAGGCATGGACGTTAATAGATGCCGTTAATAAATCTGCCAAGGAAGCAGTAGTGACTACATCTGTTGGTGGGCAAAAAGGAGGAGGGACGGTTATTACTCCTTATGGAAAAAACTTGATAGCAGCTTTTGAGCGAATTAATAAAAAGTGTTGGGAGTTTCTGGACGAAGAGTTTGAAACCCTAAACGGAATTTAA
- the moaCB gene encoding bifunctional molybdenum cofactor biosynthesis protein MoaC/MoaB: MVDITHKNNTLRTATAQAIVKVSRQETIDAIQNRTVPKGDVFAMSKAAGLLGVKKTPDLLPDCHPLPIEYTGIEYAVNGLEIKVLVTVKTIYKTGVEVEAMHGASVVALNMYDMLKPIDKGIELHHIKLIEKKGGKSSFKDKFRRDLNAVVIVCSDSISEGKKEDRAGKAVMAKLRECEVTVQDYIIIPDDEAFIQEKAKHYQANGADLIIYTGGTGLSQRDITPEALKPLLDRTIPGIEEAIRKYGQDRMPYAMLSRSMAGTIKNTLVLALPGSTNGAKESMDAIFPSILHVFRILKGARHD; this comes from the coding sequence ATGGTAGATATTACACATAAAAATAACACCCTTAGAACGGCAACGGCTCAAGCAATTGTAAAAGTCAGCCGTCAGGAAACCATTGATGCTATTCAGAATAGAACCGTGCCCAAGGGCGATGTTTTTGCCATGAGTAAAGCAGCTGGACTTTTGGGCGTTAAGAAAACACCGGATTTACTTCCGGACTGTCATCCACTACCCATAGAATATACAGGTATTGAATATGCGGTTAACGGACTTGAAATTAAGGTCTTGGTAACCGTAAAGACCATTTACAAAACTGGTGTTGAGGTAGAGGCTATGCACGGGGCAAGTGTGGTGGCCCTTAATATGTATGATATGCTTAAGCCTATAGATAAGGGTATAGAATTACATCATATTAAACTGATAGAGAAAAAAGGAGGGAAGTCTAGTTTTAAGGATAAGTTTAGACGCGATTTAAATGCGGTTGTGATTGTGTGTTCTGATTCTATTTCCGAAGGGAAAAAAGAAGATAGAGCTGGTAAAGCTGTTATGGCAAAATTAAGAGAATGTGAAGTTACGGTTCAGGACTATATTATCATTCCTGATGATGAAGCTTTCATTCAAGAAAAAGCGAAACACTATCAAGCCAACGGAGCGGACTTAATTATATATACAGGAGGAACAGGGTTATCTCAGCGCGATATTACGCCAGAAGCTTTAAAGCCGTTATTGGATAGGACCATTCCTGGTATTGAAGAGGCTATTAGAAAATACGGACAGGACCGCATGCCGTATGCCATGCTTTCTAGAAGTATGGCGGGAACCATAAAAAACACCTTGGTGTTGGCCTTGCCTGGCTCTACAAATGGCGCAAAAGAATCTATGGATGCTATTTTTCCATCGATTTTACATGTTTTTAGAATTTTAAAAGGAGCAAGACACGATTAA
- a CDS encoding molybdopterin molybdotransferase MoeA — MIDTTTALELVLLHGFINTKVLEVDLKDGLDYVLAKDVISEIDMPPFRQSAMDGYALHLGDDGVYTLVGEVKAGDNNNPTLHKGEAVRIFTGAPVPVTANTVVMQEKVTVDGNKITLEESLKENTNIRPQGEQIKAGGVAINKGTTIKGVHIGFLASLGVTKITVCEKPSIAIVVTGNELISPGDTLSYGEIYESNGAMLTAVLNELGYKNTSVVTIKDDYDKTKVVLKDTLGKHDVVIVTGGVSVGDYDFVGKAINAIGAQEIFYKVKQKPGKPLFFGKKEGTSIFGLPGNPAAALSCFYIYVYPLLKKYEGAEHMSLPNIFLPLLSDYTVKGTQAQFLKARIEGAGVTILGGQSSAMVRAFGDANALVCLPRNSTEIKKGQNVKTILLPTK, encoded by the coding sequence ATGATAGATACCACTACAGCGTTAGAATTGGTTTTGTTACATGGCTTCATTAACACGAAAGTCCTTGAAGTAGACCTTAAAGATGGACTAGATTATGTTCTGGCCAAAGATGTAATTTCAGAAATAGATATGCCACCTTTTAGGCAGTCTGCTATGGATGGGTATGCATTACATTTAGGAGACGATGGTGTTTATACCCTGGTAGGGGAAGTAAAAGCAGGTGACAATAACAATCCCACTTTACATAAGGGCGAAGCTGTACGCATTTTTACGGGAGCTCCAGTGCCCGTTACGGCTAACACCGTTGTGATGCAAGAAAAAGTAACCGTAGATGGGAATAAAATCACCTTAGAAGAATCTCTAAAGGAGAATACAAATATCAGACCCCAAGGAGAGCAAATAAAAGCAGGCGGTGTTGCCATAAATAAAGGGACAACAATTAAGGGAGTTCATATAGGATTTTTGGCCAGCTTGGGAGTTACAAAAATTACGGTCTGTGAAAAACCGTCAATCGCTATTGTGGTAACAGGTAACGAACTTATAAGTCCAGGAGATACATTGTCTTATGGTGAGATATACGAATCTAATGGCGCTATGCTAACCGCTGTGTTAAATGAATTAGGCTACAAGAATACGTCTGTTGTTACTATAAAGGACGATTACGATAAAACTAAAGTAGTATTAAAAGATACCTTAGGGAAACATGATGTAGTTATTGTTACAGGCGGAGTATCCGTAGGGGATTATGATTTTGTTGGAAAAGCAATTAATGCCATAGGTGCACAAGAGATTTTTTATAAGGTGAAGCAAAAGCCAGGGAAACCTTTATTCTTTGGAAAAAAAGAAGGAACTTCCATATTTGGACTTCCCGGAAACCCTGCCGCTGCGCTTAGTTGTTTCTACATCTATGTGTATCCTCTTTTAAAGAAGTATGAAGGCGCGGAGCATATGAGCCTGCCCAATATTTTTTTGCCTTTGTTATCTGATTATACCGTAAAAGGAACTCAGGCACAATTTTTAAAAGCACGAATAGAAGGTGCGGGAGTGACCATTTTAGGAGGACAGAGTTCTGCTATGGTACGTGCTTTTGGAGATGCCAATGCCTTGGTTTGTTTGCCTAGAAACTCTACGGAAATAAAAAAAGGACAAAACGTAAAAACCATATTGCTACCCACTAAATAG
- a CDS encoding molybdenum cofactor biosynthesis protein MoaE, whose protein sequence is MSTTYKNVFKPGAISSTFIGESIAKHQSKTSIGAHNIFLGQVRADVVDDKKVTAIEYTAYEDMANKKFHEIREATFEKFNLTCMHIYHSLGEVKSGEICLFVFVSSPRRKEVFKALEYVVEAIKADVPVFGKEIFEDESSQWKVNS, encoded by the coding sequence ATGAGCACTACTTATAAAAACGTATTTAAGCCAGGAGCAATTTCTTCGACATTTATAGGGGAATCTATTGCCAAGCATCAATCTAAAACCAGCATTGGCGCACATAATATTTTTCTAGGCCAAGTACGGGCAGATGTTGTAGACGATAAAAAAGTTACTGCTATTGAGTATACCGCATATGAGGATATGGCAAATAAGAAATTCCATGAGATAAGGGAAGCAACTTTTGAAAAATTCAACCTTACCTGTATGCATATCTACCATAGTTTGGGAGAGGTAAAATCAGGAGAGATATGTCTTTTCGTTTTTGTGTCATCGCCAAGGCGAAAGGAAGTCTTTAAAGCATTGGAATATGTGGTAGAAGCCATTAAGGCAGATGTGCCTGTTTTTGGCAAGGAAATATTTGAGGACGAATCTTCGCAATGGAAAGTAAACAGCTAG
- the moaA gene encoding GTP 3',8-cyclase MoaA, whose translation MTESKNILTDTFGRKHTYLRISLTERCNLRCTYCMPAAGIPLSPKSHIMTYEEIYAIAKEFVDHGVTKIRLTGGEPLVRKDAALIMEKLGSLPIELAITTNGVIVDKFIDTFKKIGLKKINVSLDSLNTGKNTFITRRDYFKKVYDNIQLLVKEGFEVKINCVLIKGFNENEVIDFIELTKTQTLQIRFIEFMPFDGNKWDLDKLVSLEEVLKQVYAKYDASSFIRLNDAPNDTAKNYQIKGYKGTFAVISSVSNPFCDSCNRVRLTANGQLKNCLFSTTESDLLTPLREGKSITTVIGKAVQAKQKVRSGMDTLAKFKDPDSHKNRSMIAIGG comes from the coding sequence ATGACGGAATCTAAAAATATACTCACAGACACATTTGGTAGAAAACATACCTATTTGCGCATCTCACTCACAGAGCGTTGCAACTTACGATGTACGTATTGCATGCCTGCAGCCGGTATACCGCTTTCGCCAAAATCCCATATTATGACATATGAGGAAATCTACGCCATAGCAAAAGAATTCGTGGACCACGGAGTCACCAAAATACGACTTACAGGTGGCGAGCCGTTAGTGCGAAAAGATGCTGCGTTGATCATGGAGAAATTGGGTTCACTTCCTATAGAATTGGCAATAACCACCAATGGCGTTATCGTAGATAAGTTCATTGATACCTTTAAGAAAATAGGTCTTAAGAAAATTAATGTGAGCCTAGATTCTTTAAATACGGGGAAGAATACATTTATAACCCGTAGGGATTATTTTAAAAAGGTCTATGACAACATACAGTTGTTGGTAAAAGAGGGTTTTGAGGTAAAAATAAACTGTGTTTTAATTAAAGGTTTTAATGAAAATGAGGTTATCGATTTTATAGAACTTACCAAGACGCAGACACTGCAGATTCGTTTTATTGAGTTTATGCCTTTTGATGGGAATAAATGGGATTTGGATAAGTTGGTTTCGCTAGAAGAAGTATTGAAACAAGTATATGCCAAGTACGATGCAAGCAGTTTTATAAGGCTTAATGATGCACCTAATGATACGGCCAAAAACTATCAAATAAAAGGTTATAAGGGGACTTTTGCTGTCATAAGCTCTGTGTCTAATCCTTTTTGCGATAGTTGTAATAGAGTGCGCTTAACGGCAAACGGGCAACTTAAGAACTGCTTATTCTCAACCACGGAATCTGATTTACTTACACCGCTTCGTGAAGGGAAATCTATAACTACGGTAATAGGGAAGGCGGTACAAGCAAAGCAAAAAGTACGTAGCGGAATGGATACGCTAGCAAAATTTAAAGATCCAGATTCTCATAAGAATCGCAGTATGATTGCTATAGGTGGATAA
- a CDS encoding alginate export family protein, with protein sequence MTIQRLQIGILFLLIFNFIPITAQTLEVDADVRARFEYRHGFNNLFPNDADPAAFVNQRTRLNIGYSDEKLKLFIAVQDVSTWGDTRQILAVDGNDSFSLFQAWAQLQFNENWSTKLGRQVISYDDQRIFGGLDWAMQGRFHDAAIISYKKDDFMLDLGGAFSQEVPSNEGTAYNIQGFFTYKSMQYAYLKKSWEKSSVSFLFLNTGFQDFTGDANDIADGVSYRQTTGSYFKFPVQKVNFAGSAYYQFGKANATTDLAAYQLALEATFKSNKILYGLGVELLSGTDQDGDSKNKSFFPLYGTNHKFNGFMDYFYVGNHANNVGLNDVYGKVVFTTGEKSNLLLKGHYFSANADLTGDADAYLGTELDLVYTQALMKNVKLNVGYSHMFASDSMSLIKGGRPSDNTNNWGWVQLTINPNLFKTNLSKASN encoded by the coding sequence ATGACCATACAAAGACTTCAGATAGGTATTCTATTTTTACTTATTTTCAACTTTATTCCAATAACAGCGCAAACGCTGGAAGTAGATGCAGATGTAAGAGCTCGCTTTGAATATCGCCACGGATTTAACAACCTTTTTCCTAATGATGCCGATCCTGCAGCATTCGTAAACCAACGTACCCGTCTTAATATTGGGTATTCCGATGAAAAACTAAAACTATTTATTGCCGTACAAGATGTAAGTACTTGGGGAGATACCCGCCAAATATTAGCGGTAGACGGTAACGATTCTTTCTCTTTGTTTCAAGCTTGGGCGCAATTACAATTCAATGAAAATTGGTCTACCAAGTTAGGTAGACAAGTAATTTCTTATGATGACCAACGTATTTTTGGTGGTTTGGATTGGGCAATGCAAGGTCGCTTTCATGATGCTGCTATCATTAGCTATAAGAAGGATGACTTTATGCTTGACCTAGGTGGAGCGTTTAGCCAAGAAGTACCAAGTAATGAAGGAACTGCATATAACATTCAAGGTTTTTTTACTTATAAATCGATGCAGTATGCGTACCTCAAAAAATCTTGGGAGAAAAGTTCTGTGAGCTTTCTTTTTCTAAATACAGGTTTTCAAGATTTTACAGGTGATGCCAATGACATTGCAGACGGCGTTTCCTATAGACAGACTACGGGTTCATACTTTAAATTTCCCGTACAAAAAGTAAATTTTGCCGGTAGTGCTTATTATCAATTTGGGAAAGCGAATGCTACAACAGATTTAGCGGCTTATCAATTGGCTTTAGAGGCTACTTTTAAATCTAATAAAATTCTTTACGGATTAGGTGTTGAACTTTTAAGCGGAACTGATCAAGACGGTGACTCTAAAAACAAATCGTTCTTTCCTCTTTACGGCACCAATCACAAGTTTAATGGATTCATGGATTATTTTTATGTTGGCAACCATGCTAACAATGTTGGACTTAATGATGTGTACGGAAAAGTTGTTTTTACCACAGGAGAAAAATCCAACCTATTGTTAAAAGGGCATTATTTTAGCGCCAATGCAGACCTTACCGGAGATGCAGATGCTTATTTAGGAACGGAATTAGATTTGGTTTATACGCAAGCCCTAATGAAGAATGTAAAACTAAATGTAGGCTATTCACATATGTTTGCTTCGGACAGTATGAGTCTTATAAAAGGTGGCAGACCAAGTGATAATACAAACAACTGGGGATGGGTTCAGTTAACCATCAACCCTAATCTTTTTAAAACAAATTTGAGTAAAGCATCAAACTAG